One genomic segment of Nocardioides cavernaquae includes these proteins:
- a CDS encoding UDP-N-acetylmuramoyl-L-alanyl-D-glutamate--2,6-diaminopimelate ligase, which translates to MTDPRPVAAHSTPLVQVAAWLGLPDPGAAAGVTGISLSTQRIHPGDLYAALPGTRAHGASYSAAAVEAGAAAIVTDAAGAEIVAGLDLDVPVLVVPDPRAVLGTLSAHVYGDPARHLRLIAVTGTQGKTTTTRLAELALESAGVPAAVIGTVGTRINGVDIKTALTTPEAPDLHGLFAVMVEKQVDACAMEVSSHALVLGRVDGVTFDVAVFLNLGRDHLDFHADLDEYFAAKRKLFARDRARLALVNIDDEHGRLLVHQLASDPRGIPVRTFSITGARADWQASAIEAGADGSRFTVTGPGNVRVVTSVPIAGAFNVSNALAAIAAAAEAGFDPEEVAEGLGRSGGVPGRLEQVETGRDFHVVVDYAHKPDAVEAALSTLRPLTAQAGGRLICVIGAGGDRDTGKRPVMGEIAARLADLVIVTDDNPRSEDPAVIRAAVLEGTRDGAGEVREVGDRREAIRVALSSAGPGDIVLVAGKGHETGQEVAGVVHPFDDRVVVREELARIGGEL; encoded by the coding sequence GTGACCGATCCACGACCCGTTGCCGCGCACAGCACTCCACTGGTCCAGGTTGCGGCCTGGCTCGGCCTGCCCGATCCCGGCGCTGCTGCCGGCGTCACGGGCATCAGTCTCAGCACCCAGCGCATCCACCCCGGCGACCTGTACGCCGCCCTCCCGGGCACGCGCGCCCACGGCGCGTCGTACTCCGCGGCAGCGGTCGAGGCAGGTGCCGCGGCGATCGTGACGGACGCCGCGGGCGCCGAGATCGTGGCCGGGCTGGACCTGGACGTCCCGGTGCTCGTGGTCCCCGACCCGCGCGCGGTGCTCGGCACGCTCTCCGCCCACGTCTACGGCGACCCGGCCCGCCACCTGCGGCTGATCGCGGTGACCGGCACCCAAGGCAAGACGACGACCACACGTCTTGCCGAGCTCGCGCTCGAGTCAGCCGGTGTGCCCGCGGCCGTCATCGGCACGGTCGGCACGCGCATCAACGGCGTGGACATCAAGACCGCCCTGACCACCCCGGAGGCGCCCGATCTGCACGGCCTCTTCGCGGTCATGGTGGAGAAGCAGGTCGACGCGTGCGCGATGGAGGTCTCCAGCCACGCGCTGGTGCTGGGCCGCGTCGACGGTGTCACCTTCGACGTCGCGGTCTTCTTGAACCTGGGCCGCGACCACCTCGACTTCCACGCCGACCTCGACGAGTACTTCGCCGCCAAGCGCAAGCTCTTCGCCCGGGACCGGGCGCGGCTCGCGCTGGTCAACATCGATGACGAGCACGGCCGGCTGCTGGTCCACCAGCTCGCCTCGGACCCGCGCGGGATCCCGGTCCGCACCTTCAGCATCACGGGCGCTCGCGCCGACTGGCAGGCGAGTGCCATCGAGGCGGGCGCCGACGGTTCGCGTTTCACGGTGACCGGTCCGGGCAACGTCCGGGTCGTCACGTCGGTCCCGATCGCGGGTGCCTTCAACGTCTCCAACGCCCTCGCCGCGATCGCCGCTGCTGCGGAGGCGGGTTTCGACCCCGAGGAGGTGGCCGAGGGACTCGGTCGCTCCGGCGGCGTCCCGGGCCGGCTCGAGCAGGTGGAGACGGGACGGGACTTCCATGTCGTCGTCGACTACGCCCACAAGCCTGACGCAGTGGAGGCGGCCCTGAGCACGCTGCGCCCGCTCACCGCGCAGGCGGGTGGCCGGCTGATCTGCGTGATCGGTGCCGGCGGTGACCGCGACACCGGCAAGCGCCCGGTGATGGGTGAGATCGCAGCGAGGCTGGCAGACCTGGTGATCGTCACCGACGACAACCCCCGCTCGGAGGACCCCGCCGTGATCCGGGCTGCCGTGCTCGAGGGCACCCGCGATGGCGCCGGCGAGGTGCGTGAGGTCGGCGACCGTCGCGAGGCGATCCGGGTGGCGCTGTCCTCGGCTGGTCCGGGGGACATCGTGCTGGTGGCGGGCAAGGGCCACGAGACCGGTCAGGAAGTCGCAGGCGTCGTGCACCCCTTCGACGATCGCGTCGTGGTCCGCGAGGAGCTTGCCCGGATCGGGGGGGAGCTGTGA
- a CDS encoding peptidoglycan D,D-transpeptidase FtsI family protein, whose amino-acid sequence MSTRTAPPRPSPGRASADGPSQGPRGPGRGGAARGALTASGKFRLRFGFLVIAIVLSFFAARLVQLQALDPESYAKLAEAEGLQDIVLPAERGAIRDRNGVELASSMDGLMVIANPQLTASRASAMATFLADELGVDYFTTLTRLRKTTGDGSHYQYVARRVPASQARDVLEKADELGFDGLTTERDPIRTYPLDDVAANIVGFVGEDEKSGPLAGLERTFDKVLAGKDGSARYLEVKGKVLPLADNTVTKPTNGKALTLTIDRDTQWFTQRVLAKSVENWHADSGTAIVMDTRTGELLAYADYPTFDANHPLRTDKEYYGSKGAQEPYEPGSVEKVLTLSSVMDEGKAEPHTRLTIPEKLIRDSRSIGDHGRQGTIRLTLAGVLSRSSNIGTAMASELLQSADLRKYLTAFGLGTRTNVGLRGESAGVVPAAPWQALTQATIAFGQGLTVTPLQMVAAINTVANGGVRVSPSLIQGSAKSEDGVEVGTAHTTSERVISAETAAKMSRMMETVLDPEEGTAPLARVPGYRVAGKTGTAQVVRNGVYVDDINDNSFVGFAPAEEPRFTVFVVLKGVDGGAGGLTAGPAFKRIMSYLLRHYAVPPTDVAASPYETTWGTERAR is encoded by the coding sequence GTGTCGACCCGCACCGCGCCGCCCCGCCCGTCTCCGGGCAGAGCCTCCGCCGATGGCCCGTCCCAGGGCCCGCGGGGACCGGGTCGCGGGGGAGCAGCGCGCGGTGCGCTCACCGCATCCGGGAAGTTCCGGCTCCGCTTCGGCTTCCTGGTCATCGCGATCGTGCTGTCGTTCTTCGCAGCTCGCCTCGTGCAGCTGCAGGCGCTCGATCCGGAGTCCTACGCCAAGCTGGCCGAGGCCGAGGGTCTGCAGGACATCGTCCTGCCGGCGGAGCGCGGCGCGATCCGCGACCGCAACGGCGTGGAACTGGCCTCGTCCATGGACGGCCTGATGGTCATCGCCAACCCCCAGCTCACCGCATCCAGGGCCAGCGCGATGGCGACGTTCCTCGCCGACGAGCTCGGCGTCGACTACTTCACGACGCTCACGCGGCTGCGCAAGACGACCGGCGACGGCAGCCACTACCAGTACGTCGCGCGACGGGTCCCGGCCTCCCAGGCGCGCGATGTCCTGGAGAAGGCGGACGAGCTCGGCTTCGATGGCCTGACCACCGAGCGTGACCCGATCCGCACCTACCCGCTGGACGACGTGGCGGCCAACATCGTCGGCTTCGTCGGTGAGGACGAGAAGAGCGGCCCGCTGGCCGGTCTGGAGCGCACCTTCGACAAGGTCCTCGCGGGCAAGGACGGCAGCGCGCGCTACCTCGAGGTGAAGGGCAAGGTGCTCCCGCTTGCCGACAACACGGTCACCAAGCCGACCAACGGCAAGGCGCTGACGCTCACCATCGACCGCGACACGCAGTGGTTCACCCAGCGCGTCCTGGCCAAGTCGGTCGAGAACTGGCACGCCGACTCCGGCACCGCGATCGTCATGGACACCCGCACCGGCGAGCTCCTCGCCTACGCCGACTACCCGACCTTCGATGCCAACCACCCGTTGCGCACCGACAAGGAGTACTACGGGTCCAAGGGCGCTCAGGAGCCCTACGAGCCCGGCTCGGTCGAGAAGGTGCTGACGCTCTCCTCGGTCATGGACGAGGGCAAGGCCGAACCTCACACCCGGCTCACCATTCCCGAGAAGCTCATCCGCGACAGCCGGTCCATCGGCGACCACGGCCGCCAGGGCACGATCCGGCTGACCCTGGCCGGTGTGCTGTCCCGCTCGTCCAACATCGGCACCGCGATGGCTTCGGAGCTGCTCCAGAGTGCGGATCTCCGCAAGTACCTCACCGCGTTCGGGCTGGGCACCCGCACCAACGTCGGTCTCCGGGGCGAGAGCGCGGGCGTTGTCCCGGCGGCACCGTGGCAGGCACTCACCCAGGCGACGATCGCCTTCGGCCAGGGCCTCACGGTCACGCCCCTGCAGATGGTCGCGGCGATCAACACCGTCGCCAACGGCGGCGTCCGGGTCTCGCCGAGCCTGATCCAGGGCAGCGCGAAGAGCGAGGACGGCGTCGAGGTCGGCACCGCCCACACCACCAGCGAACGCGTCATCAGCGCCGAGACGGCCGCCAAGATGTCGCGGATGATGGAGACGGTCCTCGACCCCGAAGAGGGCACCGCGCCGCTGGCCCGCGTTCCCGGCTACCGCGTCGCCGGCAAGACCGGCACCGCGCAGGTGGTCCGCAACGGCGTCTACGTCGATGACATCAACGACAACTCCTTCGTCGGTTTCGCGCCCGCCGAGGAGCCGCGCTTCACCGTCTTCGTCGTGCTCAAGGGCGTCGACGGTGGCGCTGGTGGTCTGACGGCCGGCCCCGCCTTCAAGCGGATCATGAGCTACCTGCTGCGCCACTACGCCGTCCCGCCGACGGACGTGGCCGCCTCGCCGTACGAGACCACGTGGGGCACCGAGCGTGCCCGATAG
- the rsmH gene encoding 16S rRNA (cytosine(1402)-N(4))-methyltransferase RsmH, translated as MTSPRHVPVLLDRVVALLAPSLEQPGSVLVDCTLGLGGHSEAVLSACPNARVIGIDRDPNALRMAGERLAPFGDRFTGVHAVYDEILDVIADLGLPSVQGVLFDLGVSSMQLDVRERGFAYAEDAPLDMRMNDGTGMTAADILNTYPVEEIARILQWYGEEKFARKIARAIVAEREKEPWTRSGRLVELLYAEIPAPARRTGGHPAKRTFQALRIEVNDEIDVLRRAIPASLKAVAVGGRVVVESYHSLEDRLVKQAFTAVTRLDVPHDMPVVPADRQPVFVNRTRGAEKAVEPELTENPRAASVRLRAVERVREGALS; from the coding sequence ATGACCTCTCCCCGCCACGTCCCCGTCCTCCTCGACCGGGTCGTCGCGCTGCTGGCGCCTTCCCTCGAGCAGCCCGGCTCCGTGCTCGTCGACTGCACGCTCGGCCTCGGCGGCCACAGCGAGGCTGTGCTGAGCGCGTGCCCGAACGCCCGTGTCATCGGCATCGACCGCGACCCCAACGCGCTGCGGATGGCGGGGGAGCGCCTGGCTCCCTTCGGTGACCGGTTCACCGGCGTCCACGCGGTGTACGACGAGATCCTCGACGTGATCGCGGACCTCGGACTGCCGTCCGTGCAGGGCGTCCTGTTCGACCTCGGTGTCTCCTCCATGCAGCTCGACGTCCGCGAGCGGGGCTTCGCCTACGCCGAGGACGCTCCGCTCGACATGCGTATGAACGACGGCACGGGCATGACCGCAGCGGACATCCTGAACACGTACCCCGTGGAGGAGATCGCCCGGATCCTGCAGTGGTACGGCGAGGAGAAGTTCGCGCGCAAGATCGCCCGCGCGATCGTCGCCGAGCGCGAGAAGGAGCCGTGGACCCGCTCGGGTCGCCTCGTCGAGCTCCTGTACGCCGAGATCCCGGCGCCCGCGCGGCGCACCGGCGGGCACCCCGCCAAGCGCACCTTCCAGGCGCTCCGCATCGAGGTCAACGACGAGATCGACGTCCTGCGTCGCGCCATCCCGGCCTCTCTCAAGGCGGTGGCGGTCGGTGGCCGCGTCGTCGTCGAGTCCTACCACTCGCTCGAGGACCGGCTGGTGAAGCAGGCCTTCACCGCCGTGACCCGCCTCGACGTACCCCACGACATGCCGGTGGTCCCCGCCGACCGTCAGCCGGTCTTCGTCAACCGCACGCGCGGTGCCGAGAAGGCCGTCGAGCCCGAGCTGACCGAAAACCCCCGAGCCGCCAGCGTTCGCCTCCGCGCCGTCGAGCGCGTCCGTGAAGGAGCCCTCTCGTGA